A genome region from Diorhabda carinulata isolate Delta chromosome 2, icDioCari1.1, whole genome shotgun sequence includes the following:
- the LOC130903957 gene encoding eukaryotic initiation factor 4A-III — protein MAVAKRGASVFEDLSNVEFETSEDVEVIDKFKNMNLKEELLRGIFAYGFEKPSAIQQRAIKPIMKGRDVIAQAQSGTGKTATFSISILQALDLTMRETQVLCLSPTRELAVQIQKVILALGDFMNVQCHACIGGTNLGEDIRKLDYGQHVVSGTPGRVYDMIRRRALRTRSVKMLVLDEADEMLNKGFKEQIYDVYRFLPPSTQVVLISATLPHEILEITSKFMTDPIRILVKRDELTLEGIKQFFVAVEREEWKFDTLCDLYDTLTITQAVIFCNTKRKVDWLTEKMRENNFTVSSMHGDMPQKERDNIMKEFRSGQSRVLITTDVWARGIDVQQVSLVINYDLPNNRELYIHRIGRSGRFGRKGVAINFVKSDDIRILRDIEQYYSTQIDEMPMNVADLI, from the exons ATGGCTGTTGCTAAAAGAGGCGCATCAGTTTTCGAAGATTTGTCCAACGTCGAATTCGAAACTAGCGAAGATGTTGAAGTTATCGATAAATTCAAGAATATGAACTTAAAGGAAGAGCTACTTCGTGGCATCTTCGCATATG GTTTTGAAAAACCATCCGCAATCCAACAAAGGGCTATAAAACCTATTATGAAAGGTAGAGATGTTATAGCTCAAGCACAATCTGGTACCGGTAAAACTGctacattttctatttcaattttacaaGCTTTGGATTTAACAATGAGAGAAACGCAAGTCTTGTGTTTATCGCCTACTAGGGAATTAGCAGTACAAATCCAAAAAGTTATTCTAGCTTTAGGAGATTTTATGAATGTACAATGCCATGCTTGTATCGGAGGAACAAATCTTGGTGAAGATATCAGAAAACTTGATTACGGTCAGCATGTTGTAAGTGGAACACCCGGTAGAGTATATG ATATGATCAGACGGAGAGCTTTAAGAACAAGATCTGTTAAGATGTTAGTTCTAGACGAAGCAGATGAGATGTTAAATAAGGGTTTTAAGGAACAAATTTACGatgtttatagatttttacCCCCGTCGACACAAGTGGTACTCATTTCGGCAACTTTGCCTcacgaaattttggaaattactTCAAAATTCATGACAGATCCTATTCGGATTCTAGTAAAGCG TGATGAATTGACTTTGGAAGGAATCAAGCAGTTTTTCGTAGCCGTGGAAAGGGAGGAATGGAAATTCGATACCTTGTGTGATCTCTATGATACTCTAACCATCACCCAAGCAGTTATTTTCTGTAATACGAAGAGAAAGGTTGATTGGCTTACGGAAAAAATGAGAGAGAACAACTTTACAGTTAGTTCTATGCACGGAGACATGCCTCAGAAAGAAAGAGACAACATAATGAAAGAATTCAG ATCTGGTCAAAGTAGAGTTTTGATAACTACTGACGTATGGGCGAGAGGGATCGACGTACAACAAGTCAGTTTAGTCATAAACTATGATTTGCCGAATAATCGTGAGTTGTACATTCATCGTATAGGTAGATCAGGAAGGTTCGGCAGAAAGGGTGTTGCCATTAATTTCGTTAAATCTGATGATATAAGAATTCTAAGGGATATCGAACAATATTATTCCACACAGATAGACGAGATGCCTATGAATGTGGCCGAtctcatttaa
- the LOC130903807 gene encoding U6 snRNA-associated Sm-like protein LSm6: MSRKEALSSFIQQIHGRPVVVKLNSGVDYRGVLACLDGYMNIALEQTEEYVNGQLKNKFGDAFIRGNNVLYISTQKRRY; the protein is encoded by the exons ATGAGCAGAAAAGAAGCATTATCTTCGTTTATTCAACAAATTCACGGTAGACCAGTTGTAGTAAAACTGAATAGTGGAGTTGATTACAGAG GAGTTCTTGCTTGTCTAGATGGATATATGAACATAGCTTTGGAACAAACCGAAGAATATGTTAATggacaattaaaaaataaatttggagaTGCTTTTATTAGAGGAAacaatgttttatatataagtaCCCAGAAGAGGCGTTACTAA